The proteins below are encoded in one region of Neodiprion virginianus isolate iyNeoVirg1 chromosome 7, iyNeoVirg1.1, whole genome shotgun sequence:
- the LOC124309294 gene encoding ADP-ribosylation factor-like protein 16, which translates to MYLCLGPERSGKTLLMKSLQGEDIDEATQTVPTNGTNMFTIRNDDGHFEAVIRELGGSMAPIWKHYFTRVRKIIYVVDTSNLCQISAAGVLLYSLLVEPSLKNVKIALVLAKMDLSYRQMRNEALLMLQLTRLRKEITQEITVFETSAMTGEGIEKLRQWIFDPDTIKAAIAANM; encoded by the exons ATGTATCTCTGCCTGGGTCCTGAGAGGTCAGGGAAAACTCTTCTGATGAAATCCTTGCAAGGAGAGGACATCGATGAGGCAACGCAAACTGTACCAACCAACGGTACTAACATGTTTACAATCCGCAACGACGACGGTCATTTTGAGGCAGTGATCAGAGAACTTGGCGGAAGCATGGCGCCGATATGGAAACACTATTTCACCAGG GTACGCAAGATTATCTACGTCGTCGACACGAGTAACCTCTGTCAGATTAGCGCAGCTGGAGTGTTGCTCTATTCGCTGTTAGTCGAGCCGTcattaaaaaatgtgaaaattgcCTTGGTTCTTGCTAAAATGGATCTCTCTTATCGGCAAATGAGGAACGAGGCGCTTCTTATGCTCCAACTGACCAGATTACGGAAAGAAATCACTCAGGAGATCACGGTCTTTGAGACAAGCGCGATGACTGGGGAAGGAATTGAGAAGCTAAGACAGTGGATATTTGACCCTGACACAATCAAGGCTGCGATTGCTGCCAACATGTAG